One stretch of Verrucomicrobiia bacterium DNA includes these proteins:
- a CDS encoding YebC/PmpR family DNA-binding transcriptional regulator codes for MSGHSKWSTIKRKKGKIDAERGKIFTRLIREITVAARHGGGNPDSNPRLRTAIAAAKEASMPAENIKRAIMKGTGELPGQVVEEVTYEGYGPGGAAVLVEVVTDNKNRVVSEIRHIFDRNSGNLGASGSVAWIFSKQGYFTVEKNKIGEDDLLGVVLDAGASDLQTSGDVYEIYTPFHSFEAVRQALEKNKIPYTQAEITMTPSTTVRLEGKEAEHMLKLMEALEEHDDVQKVYSNFDIDEAVMERISASG; via the coding sequence ATGTCAGGCCACAGCAAATGGTCCACCATCAAGCGGAAAAAGGGGAAGATTGACGCCGAGCGCGGTAAAATTTTCACCCGTTTAATCCGCGAAATCACCGTCGCGGCCCGCCACGGCGGGGGGAATCCGGATTCCAATCCACGCCTTCGCACGGCGATTGCCGCCGCCAAAGAAGCCTCCATGCCGGCGGAGAACATCAAGCGCGCCATTATGAAGGGCACCGGCGAGCTTCCGGGGCAGGTGGTGGAAGAAGTGACGTACGAGGGGTACGGCCCGGGCGGCGCGGCCGTCTTGGTGGAAGTGGTCACCGACAACAAAAACCGGGTGGTTTCGGAAATCCGCCACATCTTCGACCGCAACAGCGGCAATTTGGGGGCCTCCGGCTCGGTCGCCTGGATTTTTTCCAAACAGGGATACTTCACGGTGGAAAAAAACAAAATTGGCGAAGATGACCTGCTCGGCGTTGTTCTGGATGCCGGCGCCTCCGATTTGCAGACCTCCGGCGACGTTTATGAAATCTACACCCCGTTTCATTCCTTCGAGGCGGTGCGGCAGGCGCTGGAGAAAAACAAAATTCCGTACACCCAGGCCGAAATCACAATGACCCCTTCCACCACCGTCCGGCTGGAGGGGAAGGAGGCGGAGCATATGCTCAAGCTGATGGAGGCCCTGGAAGAGCATGACGACGTGCAGAAGGTTTATTCCAATTTCGACATCGACGAAGCGGTGATGGAGCGAATTTCAGCCAGCGGATAA
- the guaB gene encoding IMP dehydrogenase translates to MAKRVEKEALTFDDVLILPARSEVLPRDCNVAVQLTPEIRLNIPVFSAAMDTVTDSRLAIALAREGGIGVIHKNLPIEAQADEVDKVKRSEAGMIVAPITLSPNRPVAHALEVMRRYSISGIPVTEKGKLVGILTNRDLRFLKDFSQKISSVMTKKNLITVPEGTSLDAAKEILQKHRIEKLPIVDKRRMLKGMITVKDIMKNIQHPNSCKDKQGRLRVGAAVGVGKDLLERSSALVKAGVDILVLDSSHGHSKGVLDACAVLKKNFKVPVMAGNVATREGARDLIAAGADIIKVGIGPGSICTTRVVTGAGVPQVTAIMDAAEAADAKGVPIVADGGIKFSGDVTKAIAAGAWAVMVGSLFAGTEESPGETVLFEGRSFKVYRGMGSLEAMKAGGKERYFQEHEEEMSKFVPEGVEGRVPYKGSLSESVYQLVGGLRSGMGICGAKTIAELRTKAQMIRITNAGLKESHPHNVTITKEAPNYRSPSA, encoded by the coding sequence TTGGCGAAGAGAGTCGAAAAAGAAGCGCTTACATTTGACGACGTTTTAATCCTCCCGGCCCGCTCGGAGGTTCTCCCCAGGGACTGCAATGTCGCCGTCCAGCTCACGCCGGAAATCCGGCTGAACATCCCCGTCTTCTCGGCGGCGATGGACACCGTGACGGACTCCCGGCTGGCGATTGCGTTGGCGCGGGAAGGAGGCATCGGCGTTATCCACAAAAACTTGCCAATCGAAGCGCAGGCGGACGAAGTGGACAAGGTGAAACGCTCGGAGGCGGGGATGATTGTCGCGCCCATAACCCTTTCCCCCAACCGTCCCGTGGCCCACGCCCTCGAAGTGATGCGCCGCTATTCCATCTCCGGCATTCCCGTAACGGAAAAGGGAAAGCTGGTCGGCATTTTGACCAACCGGGATTTGCGCTTCCTGAAGGATTTTTCGCAGAAAATTTCTTCCGTTATGACCAAGAAGAACCTCATCACCGTGCCGGAAGGAACCAGCTTGGATGCCGCCAAGGAGATTTTGCAGAAGCACCGAATAGAAAAACTTCCCATCGTGGACAAGCGCCGAATGCTGAAGGGGATGATTACCGTCAAGGATATCATGAAAAACATCCAGCATCCCAACTCCTGCAAGGACAAACAGGGGCGGCTTAGGGTCGGTGCGGCGGTCGGCGTCGGCAAGGATCTGTTGGAACGTTCGTCTGCATTGGTTAAAGCGGGCGTCGATATTCTCGTTCTGGATTCCTCCCACGGCCACTCCAAAGGGGTTTTGGATGCCTGCGCCGTACTGAAGAAAAACTTCAAAGTTCCCGTGATGGCCGGCAACGTGGCCACCCGCGAAGGGGCGCGGGATTTGATCGCCGCCGGTGCCGATATCATCAAAGTCGGCATCGGCCCAGGTTCTATCTGCACCACCCGGGTGGTCACCGGTGCAGGCGTTCCGCAGGTCACGGCGATTATGGATGCCGCCGAAGCGGCCGACGCCAAGGGGGTTCCCATCGTGGCGGACGGCGGCATCAAATTCTCCGGCGACGTCACCAAAGCGATTGCCGCCGGCGCCTGGGCCGTGATGGTTGGGTCCCTCTTTGCCGGAACAGAAGAGTCCCCCGGCGAAACGGTCCTTTTCGAGGGGCGCAGCTTCAAGGTGTACCGCGGAATGGGTTCGCTGGAGGCGATGAAAGCGGGCGGCAAGGAGCGCTATTTCCAGGAACACGAGGAGGAAATGAGCAAGTTCGTGCCGGAGGGGGTGGAGGGGCGGGTGCCGTACAAGGGCTCGCTCTCCGAGTCGGTCTATCAACTGGTCGGCGGGCTGCGCTCCGGGATGGGGATTTGCGGGGCAAAAACGATTGCCGAACTGCGCACCAAGGCCCAGATGATTCGCATCACCAACGCCGGCTTGAAAGAAAGCCACCCCCACAACGTTACCATCACCAAGGAAGCCCCCAACTACCGCTCCCCTTCGGCCTAA
- a CDS encoding C4-type zinc ribbon domain-containing protein, which yields MSETIAPEELSVKPHPVGGSGRKGAPRLNKDAVHLLELQEVDFVLLELEHSKTYLPEMISQKEREIGVIEADLKAKQESLTAKTLEIKRLELDVSKFQSELANLQKRMKDIKTNKEYDALVKEIDVRKAAVSQSEEKTLVLMSETEDLKKEIEAAKEKLETVKKHSAAELEGLRKELEAISIKVRAKMDERKEKASRLDRQTLSIYERVRKGRGGHAVVRVTSSRPACSGCYKSLPPQRIQELKRDDQIITCQNCGRILIWSPED from the coding sequence ATGTCGGAAACAATCGCACCGGAAGAGCTTTCAGTCAAACCCCATCCCGTCGGCGGCTCCGGCCGAAAAGGAGCGCCCCGCTTGAACAAGGATGCCGTGCACCTGCTCGAACTGCAAGAGGTGGATTTCGTTCTCCTGGAGCTGGAACATTCCAAAACCTACCTGCCGGAAATGATTTCCCAGAAAGAAAGGGAGATCGGCGTCATTGAAGCCGACCTGAAAGCCAAGCAGGAATCGCTGACCGCCAAGACGCTCGAAATCAAGCGGCTGGAGCTGGACGTCTCGAAGTTTCAAAGCGAGCTGGCCAATCTGCAGAAACGGATGAAGGATATCAAAACCAACAAGGAATACGACGCGCTGGTCAAGGAAATCGACGTCCGCAAGGCCGCGGTCTCCCAGAGCGAGGAAAAAACGCTTGTGTTGATGTCCGAGACGGAGGATTTGAAAAAGGAAATCGAGGCGGCCAAAGAGAAGCTGGAGACGGTCAAAAAGCATTCCGCCGCGGAACTCGAGGGTTTGCGAAAGGAACTCGAGGCCATCAGCATCAAAGTGCGGGCGAAGATGGACGAACGAAAGGAAAAGGCCTCCCGGCTGGACCGGCAGACCCTTTCCATCTACGAGCGGGTGCGCAAGGGGCGCGGCGGACATGCCGTGGTGCGGGTGACTTCAAGCCGCCCGGCCTGCAGCGGCTGCTACAAATCCCTCCCCCCGCAGCGTATTCAGGAGCTCAAGCGGGACGACCAAATAATCACCTGCCAGAACTGCGGGCGCATCCTCATCTGGTCGCCGGAGGATTGA
- a CDS encoding pseudouridine synthase — protein MRLNKFLSAAGVASRRLADELITAGRVAVNGEAVTKLGLVIDETKDKVTVDGKPVSVPSESLYIVLNKPKGYLVTLKDDFGRQTVLDLLRSCRERVFPIGRLDKDTEGVLLLTNDGDLSYRLAHPKYGVEKVYIATVEGQVKPEIAAKIEAGVDIGTGEPAVGKAEIVSTSTAKSVVQLILKEGRKREVKRIFEALGYKVIHLKRISFAGISASGLRLGDFRYLNPKEIKTLKKKVGLIAGDSKSNGP, from the coding sequence GTGCGCCTTAACAAGTTCCTTTCCGCCGCGGGGGTCGCCTCCCGCCGGCTGGCGGATGAACTGATTACTGCCGGCCGCGTGGCGGTTAACGGCGAAGCAGTCACCAAACTGGGGCTGGTGATTGACGAAACCAAAGACAAGGTCACCGTCGACGGCAAACCGGTTTCCGTCCCCTCCGAATCTCTCTACATTGTTCTGAACAAACCAAAAGGGTACCTAGTCACGCTGAAGGATGACTTCGGCCGCCAGACCGTTTTGGATTTGCTCCGCTCCTGCCGGGAGCGGGTCTTCCCCATCGGGCGGCTGGACAAGGACACCGAGGGGGTTTTGCTTCTGACCAACGACGGGGATTTGAGCTACCGGCTGGCGCACCCGAAATACGGTGTGGAAAAGGTGTACATCGCCACGGTCGAAGGGCAGGTAAAGCCGGAAATTGCCGCCAAAATCGAAGCGGGGGTGGATATCGGCACCGGAGAACCGGCGGTCGGCAAGGCAGAAATCGTTTCCACTTCGACCGCCAAATCGGTCGTCCAGTTAATTCTGAAAGAAGGACGCAAACGGGAGGTAAAGCGGATTTTCGAAGCCCTCGGCTACAAGGTCATCCACTTGAAAAGGATTTCCTTTGCCGGCATCTCCGCCTCCGGCCTTCGCTTGGGGGACTTCCGCTATTTGAACCCTAAAGAAATCAAAACCTTGAAGAAAAAAGTTGGGCTTATCGCGGGAGATTCCAAATCAAACGGGCCGTAA
- the scpB gene encoding SMC-Scp complex subunit ScpB codes for MKLPSNKLSILEALLFAAEEPLPAADVLEFCAEFANTGEVEKGVGELNRQYAEGGRAFKIRQVAGGFQLCTLPEFAPFVSALVSKTRTQRLSRAALETLSIVAYRQPVSKPVIEKLRGVESSGVLSTLLERKLVAIVGREEGLGRPLLFGTTPEFLSYFGLNDLSELPKPEEVAPPAGEEVTSPPGGAAQPAGAP; via the coding sequence ATGAAGCTGCCGTCGAATAAACTGTCCATTCTGGAGGCCCTTTTGTTTGCGGCGGAAGAACCGCTGCCCGCCGCCGATGTTTTGGAGTTTTGCGCGGAGTTTGCTAATACGGGGGAAGTGGAAAAAGGGGTGGGCGAACTGAACCGGCAATATGCCGAAGGTGGCCGCGCCTTCAAAATCCGCCAGGTCGCCGGCGGTTTTCAACTTTGCACCCTTCCGGAATTTGCCCCCTTTGTTTCCGCTTTGGTTTCCAAAACCCGCACCCAGCGCCTTTCCCGCGCGGCTTTGGAAACCCTCTCCATCGTCGCTTACCGCCAGCCGGTCTCCAAACCGGTCATCGAGAAACTGCGCGGCGTGGAATCGAGCGGCGTTTTATCCACGCTTTTGGAACGAAAATTGGTCGCCATTGTCGGCCGGGAAGAGGGGTTGGGTCGCCCTTTGCTTTTCGGCACCACGCCGGAATTTCTGTCCTATTTCGGCCTCAACGACCTCTCCGAGCTCCCCAAGCCGGAGGAGGTTGCCCCCCCCGCGGGGGAAGAGGTCACAAGTCCACCCGGGGGGGCGGCGCAGCCGGCCGGTGCGCCTTAA
- a CDS encoding segregation/condensation protein A: MADAPESSHLSVKLPVFEGPLDLLLYLVEKNELDIYDIPIAKITHQYLEHLQFMEELNLEIAGEFILMAASLIRLKAQMLLPRPEIEGEAVDPRTELVEALLEYQKYKRSAEFLGKREEEERKLATRQDFSFVERRDEVILERSVNLFDLVAAFQNILGRLPAEAPSTYEIDYTQISLEERAKIIRRLLAQKQEVEFEELFVDLPVRLVMVVTFLAVLELAKRQEIYILQPSPFGALLVRAGSQLNKASLEEGDEAAVE; encoded by the coding sequence TTGGCTGATGCGCCGGAATCGTCACACTTGTCCGTAAAACTGCCGGTTTTCGAAGGGCCGCTCGATCTGCTTTTGTATCTGGTGGAAAAAAACGAGCTGGATATTTACGACATCCCCATCGCCAAAATCACCCACCAGTATCTGGAGCACCTCCAATTTATGGAGGAATTGAACCTCGAAATCGCCGGCGAGTTCATTTTGATGGCCGCTTCCCTCATCCGCTTAAAGGCCCAGATGCTCCTTCCCCGGCCGGAAATTGAAGGGGAGGCGGTTGACCCGAGAACCGAGCTGGTCGAAGCGCTTTTGGAATACCAGAAATACAAACGCTCGGCTGAATTTTTGGGTAAAAGGGAAGAGGAGGAACGAAAGCTGGCCACCCGGCAGGATTTTTCCTTCGTGGAAAGGCGCGATGAGGTCATCCTCGAAAGAAGCGTCAATTTGTTTGATTTGGTCGCCGCCTTCCAGAACATTTTGGGGCGTCTGCCGGCGGAGGCGCCCTCGACCTATGAAATTGATTACACCCAAATCAGTCTGGAGGAGCGCGCCAAAATCATCCGGCGGCTTCTGGCCCAAAAACAGGAAGTGGAGTTCGAGGAGCTATTTGTCGATTTGCCCGTGCGGCTGGTGATGGTGGTGACCTTTCTGGCGGTGCTGGAGTTGGCAAAACGACAGGAAATTTATATACTTCAGCCGAGCCCCTTCGGAGCGCTTTTGGTGCGGGCCGGAAGCCAACTGAATAAGGCGTCCTTAGAGGAGGGAGATGAAGCTGCCGTCGAATAA